The following proteins come from a genomic window of Acinetobacter baumannii:
- the greB gene encoding transcription elongation factor GreB, giving the protein MKSNLITRSGHDKLVAELKQLWHEERPEITKKVNWAASLGDRSENADYQYNKQLLRKIDRRVRYLGKRLEELKIVDYSPEQEGKVYFGAWVDIENEEGEQKTLRIVGVDEIYDHHPQHISIESPMARALLSKEVDDEVEVHTPLGKKLWYINAIRYEKPKNDEI; this is encoded by the coding sequence ATGAAATCTAACTTAATCACTCGGTCAGGCCATGACAAATTAGTTGCTGAATTAAAACAACTTTGGCATGAAGAAAGACCAGAAATTACGAAAAAAGTAAATTGGGCTGCAAGCCTCGGTGACCGTAGTGAGAATGCAGATTATCAATATAACAAGCAGCTCCTTAGAAAAATTGATCGACGAGTACGCTACTTAGGAAAGCGTTTAGAAGAGTTAAAAATTGTTGATTACTCACCTGAGCAAGAAGGCAAAGTTTACTTTGGTGCTTGGGTCGACATTGAAAATGAAGAAGGGGAGCAAAAAACTTTACGAATTGTCGGGGTAGATGAAATTTATGATCACCATCCTCAGCATATTTCAATTGAGTCACCTATGGCACGTGCACTCTTGAGTAAAGAAGTCGATGATGAAGTAGAAGTACACACGCCTCTGGGCAAAAAGCTGTGGTATATCAATGCAATTCGCTATGAAAAACCTAAAAATGATGAAATTTAG
- the posA gene encoding delta-poly-L-ornithine synthetase PosA — translation MNQFVTNTKNVIRGKYHPEFLQNEVLADIFAHTAQTLPDKTALIEADKTLSYGELYQQALIMAQHLALKGVKPGHIVGVWLPRGIELLKAQLAICLSGAAWLPFDMDTPADRIAVCLEDAEAVGMITTDEWYEHLAEVPQTKWTNTELQKPLSESVSLAKTTPDQPAYIIYTSGSTGKPKGIVITQKNICHFLRSENSILGIQEQDKVYQGFSVAFDMSFEEIWLSYFVGATLWIAPKSLVSDPERLCQTLKQEQITVLHAVPTLLALFPEDVPNLRIINLGGEMCPDSLVDRWALPHHQMFNTYGPTETTVSASLELLERGKPVTIGKPLPNYGMLVINSERELLEQGETGELCIFGPSVAQGYLGRPDLTADKFIENPWAMSIEEELLYRTGDLAKIDEFGQVHCLGRADDQVKIRGFRVELGEIEAALCDIDGIGTAAVILRPEDGIDQLIAFIAPEIDAKQAIEIKELRHNLSQRLPPYMVPNRFEIIEEVPRLLSGKIDRKALKARPLTSVVDRSESDQPQNPAEEILFEILNRLFPNMPIKLDSDFFDDLGGHSLLAAVLISNLREHAEYSHLTIQNLYQARRVGAIAALMLEQPEPTLFDSQIGQDNPRNQTYKWLCGIAQLVTIPVLISINILQWLAPFFTYHYFTGGTRDSIPYAIALSLLVYVTVIISSFVLSITVKRLLMLGIGAGRYPLWGLTYFRWWLADRISNISPVYLLSGSTLLNLYLKALGAKIGHDVTISSVHIRMPSLLTIEDGVSIGSQVNLENAKVEHGHLVLGSIHLKQDCYVGSYAVLEENTVLEKQAHVNALTSIEYDTVVPEGEIWDGTPAQKIGHIDEQSKLPERPKLSFIRKIAEYGYYGVSALIIACLFFIPIFPSFLLVDWLDVNVFNINPNNHLQIALYYFILAIPASAMMMMITAVISSGLRKIALPRLETGTYAVHGSTYYRKWFAAQILETSLQTLHGLFATIYAPTWFRMLGAKVGKNTEISTATGVIPEMLTLGEESFIADAVMLGDEEIKGGWMSLKATKIGNRSFVGNSAYIADGTVLPDNVLIGVQSKTPDNREMYDGQTWFGSPALLLPAREAAEKYPDHLTFKPSIKRRLMRGFIEGLRIVLPAALAIGVGYMIVLDVIDVINNYNIETGLVALTLAGLLYGVGCFLIVALLKWILIGRYQPRSAPMWTMFVWLSEGITSLYESVAIPNFLNYLRETPMLPFFLRILGVRIGKDVYMDTADITEFDCVSIGDRAEFNSFSGPQTHLFEDRIMKIGQVNVGHDVVVNARSIILYNANVSNHAVLGPLTLVMKGENIPAKSAWIGSPAVPWVHK, via the coding sequence ATGAACCAGTTTGTAACGAACACGAAAAATGTAATTCGTGGAAAGTATCATCCGGAATTTTTGCAGAATGAAGTCTTAGCCGATATTTTTGCTCATACTGCACAAACTCTTCCTGATAAAACGGCTTTAATTGAAGCAGATAAAACGCTGAGTTATGGTGAGCTGTATCAGCAAGCCTTAATTATGGCTCAACATCTGGCTTTAAAAGGGGTAAAGCCAGGTCATATTGTAGGGGTATGGTTGCCGCGTGGTATTGAGCTTTTAAAAGCTCAACTGGCCATTTGTTTAAGCGGTGCAGCTTGGCTTCCTTTTGATATGGATACGCCCGCGGACCGTATTGCGGTATGTCTTGAAGATGCCGAAGCAGTAGGAATGATTACTACAGATGAATGGTATGAACATTTAGCTGAAGTGCCACAAACAAAATGGACCAACACCGAGCTGCAAAAACCACTAAGCGAAAGTGTAAGTTTAGCGAAAACCACTCCAGATCAACCTGCCTATATTATTTATACCTCGGGTTCGACAGGTAAACCCAAAGGAATTGTGATTACTCAAAAAAATATTTGTCACTTTTTACGTAGTGAAAATAGTATTTTGGGTATTCAAGAGCAAGACAAGGTCTATCAAGGCTTTTCAGTCGCTTTTGATATGTCGTTTGAAGAGATTTGGCTTTCTTATTTTGTGGGCGCAACGTTGTGGATTGCGCCGAAGTCACTTGTCAGTGATCCTGAGCGGTTATGCCAAACCTTAAAGCAGGAACAAATTACAGTACTGCACGCTGTTCCAACATTACTTGCTTTATTTCCTGAAGACGTACCTAATTTAAGAATTATTAATTTAGGTGGGGAGATGTGTCCGGACTCACTGGTTGACCGCTGGGCATTACCTCATCATCAAATGTTTAACACCTATGGACCAACCGAAACCACGGTTTCTGCAAGTCTTGAGTTATTAGAACGCGGCAAACCTGTCACCATTGGCAAACCCTTACCAAACTACGGTATGTTGGTCATTAACTCTGAAAGAGAGTTGCTCGAGCAAGGTGAAACAGGGGAGTTATGTATTTTTGGTCCAAGTGTGGCACAAGGCTATTTAGGACGTCCTGATTTAACCGCAGATAAGTTTATTGAAAACCCTTGGGCAATGAGTATAGAGGAAGAATTACTCTACCGTACTGGGGATTTGGCTAAAATTGATGAGTTTGGTCAAGTACACTGTTTAGGTCGTGCCGATGACCAAGTTAAAATCCGTGGTTTCCGTGTAGAGCTTGGCGAGATCGAAGCTGCGCTTTGCGATATTGACGGAATTGGTACGGCAGCCGTTATTCTTCGTCCTGAAGACGGCATTGATCAACTTATTGCGTTTATTGCACCAGAAATTGATGCAAAGCAAGCTATAGAAATTAAAGAACTACGCCATAACTTGAGTCAGCGATTACCGCCTTATATGGTGCCAAATCGTTTTGAGATTATTGAAGAAGTTCCACGTCTATTATCTGGGAAAATTGACCGTAAAGCTTTAAAAGCAAGACCGCTCACAAGTGTGGTAGACCGCAGTGAATCTGACCAGCCACAGAACCCGGCCGAAGAAATCCTATTTGAAATTTTGAATCGCTTGTTCCCAAACATGCCGATTAAACTCGATTCCGATTTCTTCGATGATTTAGGCGGGCATTCACTACTCGCCGCTGTTTTAATTTCAAATCTGCGTGAGCATGCGGAATATAGCCATCTGACCATTCAAAACTTATATCAAGCGAGAAGAGTAGGCGCGATTGCTGCACTCATGTTAGAGCAGCCTGAACCTACTTTATTTGATAGCCAAATTGGACAAGATAACCCTCGTAATCAGACCTATAAATGGTTATGTGGTATTGCACAGCTCGTAACTATTCCGGTTTTAATCTCGATTAATATTTTGCAGTGGTTAGCGCCATTCTTTACCTATCACTACTTTACCGGTGGAACCCGCGACAGTATTCCGTATGCGATTGCGTTGTCTTTATTGGTGTATGTCACTGTTATTATTAGCAGTTTTGTACTGTCGATTACGGTAAAACGACTATTAATGTTAGGAATTGGCGCAGGGCGTTATCCATTATGGGGATTAACCTATTTCCGTTGGTGGCTAGCAGACCGTATTAGTAATATTTCACCTGTCTATCTCTTGTCGGGTTCGACTTTACTTAACTTATATTTGAAAGCACTGGGCGCGAAAATCGGCCACGACGTTACCATTAGTTCCGTACATATTCGTATGCCATCTTTACTGACTATTGAAGATGGCGTGAGTATTGGTTCTCAGGTGAATTTAGAAAATGCCAAAGTTGAACATGGTCATTTGGTATTAGGTTCAATTCACCTTAAACAAGACTGTTATGTAGGTTCGTATGCTGTATTAGAAGAAAATACAGTGTTAGAAAAACAAGCCCATGTAAATGCCTTAACTTCAATTGAATATGACACGGTTGTACCTGAGGGCGAAATTTGGGATGGAACACCTGCTCAGAAAATAGGGCATATAGATGAGCAATCTAAATTGCCAGAGCGTCCTAAACTATCGTTTATACGTAAAATTGCTGAATATGGATACTATGGCGTTAGCGCATTAATTATTGCCTGTCTTTTCTTTATTCCAATTTTTCCAAGCTTCCTTTTGGTCGACTGGTTAGATGTAAATGTATTTAATATTAACCCGAACAACCATTTGCAAATCGCGCTTTACTATTTCATTTTAGCGATTCCGGCTAGTGCAATGATGATGATGATTACTGCGGTGATTTCTTCAGGTCTGCGTAAAATTGCATTGCCGCGTCTTGAAACCGGAACCTATGCGGTTCATGGCAGCACGTATTATCGTAAATGGTTTGCGGCCCAAATTTTAGAAACCAGCTTGCAAACCTTACATGGCTTGTTTGCCACTATTTATGCGCCTACATGGTTTCGTATGCTGGGAGCAAAAGTAGGTAAAAATACCGAAATTTCTACCGCAACTGGCGTTATTCCAGAAATGCTAACTTTGGGTGAAGAAAGCTTTATTGCCGATGCGGTAATGCTGGGCGATGAAGAGATTAAAGGTGGTTGGATGTCTTTAAAAGCAACCAAAATCGGTAACCGTAGTTTTGTGGGAAATAGTGCTTATATTGCTGATGGGACAGTGTTACCAGACAATGTTTTAATTGGCGTGCAATCAAAAACACCAGATAACCGTGAAATGTATGACGGACAAACTTGGTTTGGTTCTCCGGCATTGCTGTTACCTGCACGTGAAGCTGCTGAAAAATATCCTGACCATTTAACCTTTAAACCAAGTATTAAGCGCCGTTTAATGCGTGGTTTTATTGAAGGGCTTCGTATTGTATTGCCGGCCGCACTTGCGATTGGGGTGGGTTATATGATCGTACTAGACGTTATTGATGTGATTAATAACTACAATATTGAGACAGGACTGGTTGCATTAACGCTCGCAGGGCTGCTTTATGGCGTTGGCTGTTTTCTTATTGTTGCGCTATTAAAGTGGATTTTGATTGGTCGCTATCAACCGCGTTCGGCACCTATGTGGACCATGTTTGTATGGTTAAGTGAAGGGATTACCAGCCTATATGAATCAGTTGCGATTCCTAACTTCTTAAACTACTTAAGAGAAACACCAATGTTGCCATTCTTCCTGCGTATTTTAGGGGTTCGTATTGGTAAAGATGTTTATATGGATACGGCTGATATTACCGAGTTCGACTGTGTCAGCATTGGTGACCGTGCCGAGTTTAATAGCTTTTCAGGCCCGCAAACTCACTTGTTTGAAGACCGTATTATGAAAATTGGGCAAGTGAACGTGGGGCATGATGTAGTGGTCAATGCGCGCAGTATTATTTTATATAACGCAAACGTGAGTAACCATGCTGTGTTAGGTCCATTAACATTGGTCATGAAAGGTGAAAATATTCCGGCTAAATCTGCTTGGATTGGTTCACCAGCCGTGCCTTGGGTTCATAAATAA
- the drt3a gene encoding antiviral reverse transcriptase Drt3a, translated as MLDGYSAKHFARAFKKNDIQRFQLSGIEVEDFFKELVQRCQSNKFNINGLKISKDKKIHYIHNDYPHEHLMARHCSNILINLHNVSIPDRKNLITLLTNIIKDSLKTNYISIHRFDIKSFYESIKFHNVEHIINDSRLEGSIRTTLKSLYKNKNKLFRGVSVTAVLSEIYMKEFDYRMKSNKNVLYFFRYVDDIVLIVKEGISEKEVLNLVESNLPDDLQLNNNKHSYVIIKNNMILTQKCEKRISSGVYFPSKLQNECFIDFLGYKFIFIIKDKIEVEVGISEVKKSLIKKKVLRSFFKYRKENDFNMLVYRLNYLCSNVRILSSRRLYSGIYYNYSLIDFDINKKCGVGYNDLCDIDNFIKSIIYSSNKHPAVRGINFNKQQITELKKISIISGFNDKRILKLSNEKISKIKGAWYNV; from the coding sequence ATGCTAGACGGCTACTCGGCAAAACATTTTGCAAGAGCTTTTAAAAAAAATGATATCCAACGATTCCAATTATCAGGTATTGAAGTTGAGGATTTTTTTAAAGAGTTAGTACAAAGATGTCAGAGTAATAAGTTTAATATTAATGGTCTAAAAATATCAAAAGATAAAAAAATACATTATATCCATAATGATTATCCGCATGAACATTTAATGGCTAGACATTGTAGTAATATATTAATAAATTTACACAATGTAAGTATTCCTGATAGAAAAAATTTAATTACATTACTAACAAATATTATAAAAGATAGCCTTAAGACTAATTATATAAGTATACATAGATTTGATATAAAATCTTTTTATGAGTCTATAAAGTTCCATAATGTTGAACATATAATAAATGATAGTCGTTTAGAGGGTAGTATTAGAACTACATTGAAATCATTATATAAAAATAAAAATAAATTATTTCGTGGAGTATCGGTAACAGCAGTATTATCTGAAATTTATATGAAAGAATTTGATTATAGAATGAAGTCAAATAAAAATGTTTTATATTTTTTTAGATATGTGGATGATATAGTTTTAATAGTCAAAGAAGGAATTAGTGAAAAGGAAGTTTTAAATTTAGTAGAAAGTAATTTGCCAGATGATTTGCAGTTGAATAATAATAAGCATAGTTATGTAATTATAAAAAATAATATGATTTTGACACAGAAATGTGAAAAAAGAATTAGTAGTGGTGTTTATTTCCCGAGTAAATTGCAGAATGAATGCTTTATAGATTTTTTAGGGTATAAATTTATTTTTATTATAAAGGATAAAATAGAAGTAGAAGTGGGTATTTCGGAAGTTAAAAAAAGCTTAATAAAGAAAAAGGTTTTAAGAAGTTTCTTTAAATATAGAAAAGAAAATGATTTTAATATGTTGGTTTACCGATTAAATTATTTGTGTTCAAATGTTAGGATTTTATCAAGTAGACGCCTTTATTCTGGTATTTACTATAATTATTCTTTAATTGATTTTGATATTAATAAAAAATGTGGGGTAGGGTATAACGATTTGTGTGATATTGATAATTTTATAAAATCTATTATTTATAGTAGTAATAAACATCCAGCAGTTAGAGGTATAAATTTTAATAAACAACAAATTACAGAGTTAAAAAAAATTAGTATAATTTCAGGATTTAATGATAAAAGAATACTAAAGTTATCAAATGAAAAAATATCAAAAATTAAAGGAGCTTGGTATAATGTCTAA
- the drt3b gene encoding antiviral reverse transcriptase Drt3b: MSKKIHKIKSTEAESILSSEVLPFETLIFFDNRNLINFFNEEVSFLGKAFRKEFTIAYDYKIKQNGKIRALSIMHPMTQLSFVELYRKYYNQILYHTSISKHSLRKPIAISKTYYTPKMIQKIKRIDDENLEGYENTSFFRYGPMRLAHKIYDSEFLLEMETSYKYMKKMDISKCFYNIYTHSIVWAIHDKNYAKNNTGINDLFGNFFDKKMQNSNHNETNGILVGPEVSRIFAEIILQKFDVNLALNIESNCSLKIGSDIDFYRYMDDILVFSNKIENLDLIKDIISDELSFFKLHLNNSKESLIERPFCTNLSSLKVKISEFINNFVKDNFQKSNLEKLIDNIDYALNKDRFDFELLKKSIKTSKRNKIIDKDFNFSVKKIDKLYIKFISDIRALCSLYEMKVEEISYYILKILDKKIFEILRSVRYSENDKFNIFNIFVRIYFYLFKINPEYKNFLCIARFLLFSIDCFSENFKRDVKKIFSIQIGNFLKDYNGDDVVYCNLVILTSWMGKKYEINEDYLKNILNKNDYFCVITGINYCRNIKARNSLKIKFLENALNIIEKYENPLLSSEALMLCCDIYNCNYLDKMDKNIIIELFCNKSILHVNKGMPIYLNPETFKNKSKGLNFFQWNTGKIADLKKIVLSKQLLNVY, encoded by the coding sequence ATGTCTAAAAAAATCCATAAAATTAAAAGTACTGAAGCAGAAAGTATCTTATCGAGTGAAGTTTTACCTTTTGAAACTTTAATTTTTTTTGATAATAGAAATTTAATTAATTTTTTTAATGAGGAGGTCAGCTTTCTAGGAAAAGCATTTAGGAAAGAATTTACTATCGCTTATGATTATAAAATTAAACAAAATGGGAAAATTAGAGCCTTATCTATTATGCACCCGATGACTCAACTATCTTTTGTTGAGTTATATAGAAAATATTATAATCAAATTCTATATCATACTAGTATTAGTAAGCACTCATTAAGGAAACCAATAGCTATTTCTAAAACTTACTATACTCCTAAAATGATTCAAAAGATAAAACGCATTGATGATGAAAACTTAGAAGGTTATGAAAATACAAGTTTTTTTAGATATGGTCCTATGCGGTTAGCTCATAAGATTTATGATTCTGAGTTTCTTTTAGAAATGGAAACTAGTTATAAATATATGAAGAAAATGGATATTTCAAAATGTTTTTATAATATCTATACCCATTCAATTGTTTGGGCTATACATGATAAAAACTATGCAAAGAATAATACAGGTATTAATGATTTATTTGGTAATTTTTTTGATAAGAAAATGCAAAATTCTAATCATAATGAAACTAATGGTATATTAGTAGGTCCTGAGGTTTCTAGAATTTTTGCAGAAATTATACTTCAAAAATTTGATGTTAACTTGGCTTTGAATATAGAATCAAACTGTAGTTTAAAGATTGGTTCAGATATTGATTTTTACAGATATATGGACGATATTTTAGTTTTTTCAAATAAAATTGAAAATTTGGATTTAATAAAGGATATAATATCTGACGAATTATCTTTTTTTAAGCTGCATCTCAATAATTCTAAAGAGTCTCTTATTGAAAGACCATTTTGTACTAATTTGTCTTCTTTGAAAGTTAAAATATCAGAATTTATTAATAATTTTGTTAAAGATAATTTTCAGAAAAGTAATTTGGAAAAATTGATTGATAATATTGATTATGCTTTAAATAAAGATAGATTCGATTTTGAATTGTTAAAAAAATCTATTAAAACTTCTAAGAGAAATAAAATTATTGATAAGGATTTTAATTTTTCTGTAAAAAAAATTGATAAATTATATATAAAGTTTATTTCTGATATTCGTGCTTTGTGTTCACTTTATGAAATGAAAGTTGAAGAAATTAGTTATTATATATTAAAAATTTTAGATAAAAAAATATTTGAAATACTTCGTAGCGTTAGATATTCTGAAAATGATAAGTTTAATATTTTTAATATTTTTGTAAGAATTTATTTTTATTTATTTAAGATAAACCCTGAATATAAAAACTTTCTTTGTATTGCGAGGTTTTTACTTTTTTCTATAGATTGCTTTAGCGAAAATTTTAAAAGAGATGTAAAAAAGATATTTTCTATCCAAATTGGTAATTTTCTTAAAGACTATAATGGTGATGATGTGGTTTATTGTAATTTAGTTATTTTGACATCTTGGATGGGTAAGAAATATGAAATAAATGAAGATTATTTGAAGAATATATTAAATAAAAATGATTATTTTTGTGTGATAACTGGAATTAATTATTGTAGGAATATTAAAGCTAGAAATAGTCTAAAAATTAAATTTTTAGAAAATGCTTTAAATATAATAGAAAAATATGAAAATCCTTTATTATCTTCCGAAGCACTAATGTTGTGTTGTGATATTTATAATTGCAATTATTTGGATAAAATGGATAAAAATATAATAATTGAATTATTTTGTAATAAATCTATTTTACATGTTAATAAAGGGATGCCTATATATTTAAATCCTGAGACTTTTAAGAATAAATCCAAAGGATTAAATTTTTTCCAATGGAATACTGGGAAAATAGCAGACTTAAAGAAAATTGTATTATCAAAACAGTTGCTAAATGTTTATTAA
- a CDS encoding nitroreductase family protein encodes MNVIDALRKRRAVKRFDPAFQLSEDDKKQLLQEVLANAPSAFNLQHWRPVIVEDAELRQKIRAIAWDQPQVTESSLLIVLCAKVNTWEVDAKRVWDGASPEVQDIMVGAIDQYYRDRPQTQRDEVMRSAGIFAQTLMLLAQEHGLDSCPMDGFDFDAMAKLINLPEDHVVCLMIAVGKAASEPYPRVGKLPYDDVIIQNTF; translated from the coding sequence ATGAATGTTATTGATGCTCTCCGCAAACGCCGTGCAGTTAAACGCTTCGACCCTGCTTTTCAACTCTCTGAAGATGACAAGAAGCAGTTATTACAAGAAGTTTTAGCAAATGCACCAAGCGCTTTTAACTTGCAGCATTGGCGTCCGGTCATTGTTGAAGATGCAGAGTTAAGACAAAAAATTCGCGCGATTGCTTGGGACCAACCACAAGTAACAGAGTCATCATTACTGATTGTGTTATGTGCCAAAGTAAATACATGGGAAGTTGACGCTAAACGTGTATGGGATGGAGCTTCTCCAGAAGTTCAAGATATTATGGTTGGTGCAATCGACCAGTATTACCGTGACCGCCCACAAACCCAACGTGACGAAGTGATGCGTAGTGCGGGCATCTTTGCTCAAACCCTTATGTTACTTGCTCAAGAGCATGGTTTAGATAGCTGTCCAATGGATGGTTTTGACTTTGATGCAATGGCAAAGCTTATTAACTTACCTGAAGACCATGTGGTGTGTTTAATGATTGCGGTTGGTAAAGCAGCTTCTGAACCTTACCCGCGCGTAGGTAAACTTCCTTACGATGACGTCATTATTCAAAATACATTCTAA
- a CDS encoding SDR family NAD(P)-dependent oxidoreductase, producing MSVQSKVLITGASSGIGSVYADRFAQRGYHLILVARDTNRLDKISKDLQEKYGVQVEFIQADLSNDQDIRKIEDVLKNDADIEILVNNAGIALNGNFLTQDRNEIEKLLTLNMTAVVRLSHAMSQSLIRKGKGAIINLGSVLGLAPEFGSTIYGASKSFIQFFSQGLHLELKDHGVHVQAVLPSATKTEIWERSGIDLSQVPPLMDVNDLVDAALIGFDRKETITIPVLKDENQWNNFEKSRMTLLPNFSSAEVAQRYKN from the coding sequence ATGTCAGTTCAATCAAAAGTACTTATTACAGGGGCTTCGTCAGGAATTGGTTCTGTTTATGCAGATCGATTTGCTCAACGTGGCTATCACTTAATCTTGGTAGCACGAGACACCAACCGTTTAGATAAAATTTCAAAAGATCTTCAAGAAAAATATGGCGTACAGGTCGAGTTCATTCAAGCCGATTTATCAAATGATCAAGACATTCGCAAAATTGAAGATGTACTCAAAAACGATGCTGATATTGAAATTTTGGTAAATAATGCTGGGATTGCACTGAACGGAAACTTTTTAACTCAAGATCGTAATGAGATTGAAAAACTTCTAACTTTAAATATGACTGCGGTGGTGCGGTTGTCTCATGCAATGTCGCAATCCCTTATACGCAAAGGTAAAGGCGCCATTATTAATTTAGGCTCTGTACTTGGCTTAGCGCCTGAATTTGGTTCTACCATTTATGGCGCAAGTAAATCTTTCATCCAATTTTTTAGCCAAGGCTTACATTTAGAGCTAAAAGATCATGGGGTACACGTTCAAGCTGTATTACCTTCTGCCACTAAAACCGAAATTTGGGAACGTTCAGGTATAGATTTAAGCCAAGTTCCGCCATTAATGGACGTCAATGATTTGGTCGATGCAGCCCTGATTGGTTTTGATCGTAAAGAAACAATTACAATTCCTGTGCTGAAAGATGAAAATCAATGGAATAATTTTGAAAAATCGCGTATGACATTATTACCAAACTTCTCTTCGGCTGAAGTAGCCCAACGTTATAAAAACTAA
- a CDS encoding TetR/AcrR family transcriptional regulator — protein MKVSKTQVKENRDKIVEKATQLFRSKGYDGVGIAELMSSAGFTHGGFYKHFSSKTDLVTITAKYGLEQVLKRIEGLNLTQFIQMYVSRTHRDNRDQGCTLTALSCDAARQPDEVKVEFEEGIEQLIEFIMNERAKQVSLETEELRKQAINILAQSVGAIALSRACPDQSNLSDEILESCRESLLKLAD, from the coding sequence ATGAAAGTCAGTAAAACTCAGGTAAAAGAAAACCGAGATAAAATTGTTGAAAAGGCGACTCAACTGTTTCGTAGCAAAGGTTACGACGGGGTGGGCATTGCCGAATTAATGTCTAGCGCAGGCTTTACTCATGGTGGGTTTTATAAACATTTCAGCTCGAAAACAGACCTTGTTACTATTACTGCCAAATATGGTCTTGAGCAGGTTTTAAAAAGAATAGAAGGTTTAAACTTAACCCAATTTATTCAAATGTATGTGTCTCGTACACATCGGGACAACCGTGATCAGGGCTGTACCTTAACAGCGCTATCTTGTGATGCCGCAAGACAGCCCGACGAAGTAAAAGTCGAGTTTGAAGAGGGCATTGAGCAGCTTATTGAGTTCATTATGAATGAACGCGCAAAACAAGTTTCTTTAGAAACAGAAGAGCTGAGAAAGCAAGCTATTAATATTCTTGCTCAGTCAGTAGGGGCAATTGCATTGTCTCGTGCATGCCCAGACCAATCAAACCTTAGCGATGAAATCTTGGAGAGCTGTAGAGAGAGTCTTTTAAAATTAGCCGATTAG
- a CDS encoding YybH family protein, with protein MEGELRSPVSFKHDEVSLFIIFENGLKKLNSGAGMSQHIITPKEIPLAFQTAWNKHDMQAFAALFDKEATFVNRFGHYVKGVDEIIAMHQPIHETIYRDSTLKNELIDLTPMSEDICISHFWSRLTAGVAHPQGPHQIDTLILTVLTQKNHSWYIQALENVTLTNPRTGETILRNM; from the coding sequence TTGGAAGGCGAGCTAAGATCACCTGTTTCATTTAAGCATGACGAAGTATCTTTATTTATAATATTTGAAAATGGACTTAAAAAATTAAACAGTGGTGCTGGTATGAGTCAACACATAATAACCCCAAAAGAAATACCTTTAGCATTTCAAACCGCTTGGAATAAGCATGATATGCAGGCCTTTGCTGCTCTTTTTGATAAAGAGGCGACTTTCGTTAACCGTTTCGGTCACTACGTTAAAGGAGTTGATGAAATTATTGCAATGCATCAACCTATTCATGAAACTATTTATCGTGATTCAACACTAAAGAATGAGCTGATAGACCTCACACCTATGAGTGAAGATATATGTATTTCACATTTTTGGAGCCGCCTCACTGCGGGCGTAGCTCATCCTCAAGGGCCTCATCAGATTGATACTCTCATTCTTACTGTGCTCACCCAGAAGAATCATTCTTGGTACATTCAGGCGCTGGAAAATGTCACTTTAACGAACCCTCGAACGGGAGAGACTATACTTAGAAATATGTAG
- a CDS encoding TetR/AcrR family transcriptional regulator, with translation MPNLALPTRALYVVNKAIDLFHHRGFHLIGVDRIVKESEITKATFYNYFHSKERLIEICLMVQKEKLQEQVIAMVEYDLGTPAIDKLKKLYFLHTDLEGPYYLLFKAIFEIKNSYPNAYQTAVRYRTWLKNEIYSQLRTLKSDASFNDAKLFLYMVEGTIIQLLSSGGVDERERLLNCFLGQFITESKSIL, from the coding sequence ATGCCAAATTTAGCTCTCCCAACACGTGCCTTATATGTTGTAAATAAAGCAATTGATCTGTTTCATCACCGTGGGTTCCACCTTATTGGGGTCGACAGAATAGTGAAAGAATCAGAGATTACAAAAGCGACTTTTTATAATTATTTTCACTCTAAAGAACGGCTTATTGAAATTTGCCTGATGGTGCAAAAAGAAAAGCTCCAAGAACAAGTAATCGCAATGGTCGAATATGACTTAGGCACTCCTGCCATCGATAAACTCAAAAAGCTTTACTTTCTACATACCGATCTAGAAGGGCCGTATTACTTATTATTTAAAGCCATTTTTGAGATTAAAAATAGCTATCCCAACGCTTATCAAACCGCGGTACGGTATCGAACATGGCTAAAAAATGAAATTTATAGCCAGCTTAGAACGCTTAAATCTGATGCTTCATTTAATGATGCCAAACTATTTTTATATATGGTGGAAGGCACCATTATTCAGCTTTTAAGCTCTGGTGGGGTAGATGAAAGGGAGAGATTATTAAATTGCTTTTTGGGGCAGTTTATAACCGAGTCAAAGTCAATTTTATAA